From Antedon mediterranea chromosome 9, ecAntMedi1.1, whole genome shotgun sequence, a single genomic window includes:
- the LOC140058193 gene encoding baculoviral IAP repeat-containing protein 8-like, with the protein MECYERRLATYEFWIAGHVISPTSLAMSGFFYTGQEDRVECYRCHGKLSRWNAGADADTEHKKHFPFCKLMSCGNSSPLIGSKTHLVDSNSHMVRLSTFKNWPFGHIVSACTLAKSGFYYRSCCDVVECFSCNGLLERWKRGVNVDEKHRKHFPLCKFMLSTAATVATPTTTTTTTNNRQRAMHPQYALLNVRKMTFTTVWATDHTPNGIAEAGFFAINRDQAMCFHCGGGLKDWQLDDNPWIEHAKWFPFCNWLRIENGFPFIETALISSKSPFDIAMRSEIVVKVLEMGFDMQHVSTTVNDHVKRTGGNFTSTLELLNAVTIPVNDKPTVVEEEEVEEEEDVQSVVRDLREKKTCKICMDADVCVLFIPCSHLVACWSCSNSLLLCPICRGKIDKRQKAILS; encoded by the coding sequence ATGGAATGTTATGAAAGACGATTGGCCACGTATGAGTTTTGGATTGCGGGACACGTGATATCGCCTACATCGTTAGCAATGTCGGGCTTCTTTTATACGGGGCAAGAAGACCGGGTAGAATGTTACCGTTGTCACGGTAAACTTTCGAGATGGAACGCCGGAGCAGATGCCGATACAGAGCACAAGAAACACTTCCCGTTTTGCAAACTGATGTCATGTGGTAACAGTAGTCCTTTAATCGGCAGTAAAACACATTTGGTCGACTCAAACTCGCATATGGTCAGATTGTCGACTTTTAAAAACTGGCCATTTGGACACATCGTATCGGCGTGCACTTTAGCAAAGTCTGGATTTTATTACAGGTCATGCTGTGACGTAGTCGAATGCTTCTCTTGCAACGGTTTACTTGAGCGATGGAAAAGAGGAGTGAATGTCGACGAAAAGCATAGAAAACATTTCCCGTTGTGCAAGTTCATGTTATCCACCGCGGCCACCGTGGCGACccccaccaccaccaccaccaccaccaacaaTAGGCAACGGGCAATGCATCCACAGTACGCTCTTTTGAATGTTCGAAAAATGACGTTTACTACAGTATGGGCTACCGATCATACGCCGAACGGAATAGCTGAGGCCGGATTCTTTGCAATCAATCGGGACCAGGCAATGTGTTTCCATTGCGGCGGTGGACTGAAAGACTGGCAATTAGACGATAATCCTTGGATCGAGCATGCAAAGTGGTTTCCGTTCTGCAATTGGTTGAGAATCGAAAATGGTTTTCCTTTCATCGAGACGGCTCTTATTTCGTCAAAAAGTCCGTTTGATATTGCAATGCGCTCTGAAATCGTTGTGAAAGTTTTAGAAATGGGTTTTGACATGCAACATGTATCGACTACTGTAAACGATCACGTGAAGAGAACCGGTGGAAACTTTACGTCTACCCTTGAGCTTCTGAACGCTGTCACGATTCCAGTGAACGATAAACCAACAGTGGTAGAAGAGGAAGAAGTGGAGGAAGAAGAAGATGTGCAATCTGTTGTGCGCGATTTACgcgaaaaaaaaacatgtaagaTATGCATGGACGCTGACGTTTGTGTTCTTTTCATTCCATGTTCGCATTTGGTCGCCTGCTGGTCGTGTTCAAACAGTTTGCTTTTGTGTCCGATTTGTCGAGGTAAAATAGATAAACGTCAGAAAGCCATTCTCTCTTAA
- the LOC140058194 gene encoding DNA oxidative demethylase ALKBH2-like has product MNVSQSEDEFYFGFHSHTVCRPEDNMKCVRVHLLHRLIADTILKQCRKTHLFDSLYKLRDVITEVDHIRCAPYGDLELSFQIGVHTNIDDTARRSPLCYWPKFLLEMREWIHIATGHFYNMVTLTRAEDSAECYLNDVQRSKISPVCIMSLGPTRICRFEHRTNKNIKPVNIKMEHGSMLVINSETINEWSRTVPKIDGIGSTSILTFMNIESPDPDIAVTRIRIQ; this is encoded by the exons ATGAACGTCAGCCAGTCAGAAGATGAGTTTTATTTCGGCTTTCATTCACACACCGTATGCAGACCGGAAGATAACATGAAATGCGTTCGTGTACATCTGCTACATAGACTGATAGCAGACactattttaaaacaatgtaggaaaacacatttattcGATTCTCTATATAAGTTACGTGATGTGATCACTGAAGTAGATCACATTAGATGTGCACCGTACGGTGATTTGGAGTTGTCATTCCAAATAGGAGTTCACACAAACATCGACGACACAGCGAGAAGAAGTCCTCTGTGTTACTGGCCAAAGTTTCTACTCGAAATGCGTGAATGGATACACATTGCGACTGGTCATTTTTACAATATGGTAACTTTGACAAGAGCGGAGGATTCAGCGGAATGCTATCTTAATGATGTACAAAGGAGCAAAATAAGTCCTGTATGCATTATGTCTCTGGGACCTACTAGAATCTGTAGATTCGAACACCGcaccaacaaaaacattaaacctgTGAACATAAAAATGGAGCACGGTTCGATGCTGGTAATAAATTCTGAAACAATCAATGAATGGTCAAGAACTGTACCAAAGATAGATGGAATAGGAAGCACCAGCATATTGACATTTATGAACATTGAAAG TCCTGATCCTGATATAGCAGTAACACGCATCCGTATCCAATGA